GGGGCTTAAAAACGCTTGCCTATCCAATCAAAAAGCAGGCAAACGGTTACTATTACCTTGCTAATCTAAGCCTTAAGCCAGAAACTATAAAAGATCTGTATTATTTTTTCAGGGTAAATGACGGTTTCTTAAGAGCAATGATTGTAAAAAAAGAAGGTATTGGGACTTCGCCAAAAACTGAAGAAGAGGTGGAAGAAAATGTCTGATATTAACAGAGTATTTTTAACAGGGCGTCTTGTAGCAGACCCAGATATCCGCTATACTCCTCAGGGAAATGAAGTTGCTCAGTTTAAAATTGCAGTAAGCAGATCTTTTAAGTCAAAACAAGACCCAAATAAGTGGGATGAAGAAACTTCCTTTATTACAATTGTTGCATGGAACAGGCTTGCAGATAGGGTAGAAAAGACGTTTAAAAAAGGTGATCTCATTTTTGTTGAAGGAAGATTACGTATAAGAGATTATGAAGTTGACGGCAATAAAAGGTTTGTAACGGAAATTGTAGCAAGGGACTTAAAACTCATAACGGCAAAAGCTTCTAAAGAGATTGAAATAGAAGAAGCAACAGAAGATTCAGAACCTGATGTCCCATTTTCTTAATAGGAGGTAAGAATGGAAACTCAGAAAAAGGTTAAAAAGGCATATTTTTTTAGACAGAGAAGAAAGGTTTGCGTTTTCTGTGCAAAAAATGAAAGCATAGATTATAAAGACGTGCAAAAGCTTTCAAGGTTTATTAGTGAAAAAGGCAAGATTCTTCCAAGAAGAAACACAGGACTTTGCGCAAAACACCAAA
This region of Caldisericaceae bacterium genomic DNA includes:
- a CDS encoding single-stranded DNA-binding protein; the encoded protein is MSDINRVFLTGRLVADPDIRYTPQGNEVAQFKIAVSRSFKSKQDPNKWDEETSFITIVAWNRLADRVEKTFKKGDLIFVEGRLRIRDYEVDGNKRFVTEIVARDLKLITAKASKEIEIEEATEDSEPDVPFS
- the rpsR gene encoding 30S ribosomal protein S18, with the translated sequence METQKKVKKAYFFRQRRKVCVFCAKNESIDYKDVQKLSRFISEKGKILPRRNTGLCAKHQREVAKAIKRARYMALLPYVRR
- the rpsF gene encoding 30S ribosomal protein S6 gives rise to the protein MNDYEVLYIVSANISDEERQALVQKFHDFVEKNQGTIKNEVEWGLKTLAYPIKKQANGYYYLANLSLKPETIKDLYYFFRVNDGFLRAMIVKKEGIGTSPKTEEEVEENV